One bacterium DNA segment encodes these proteins:
- a CDS encoding ABC transporter permease, giving the protein MGAYLVKRLAYSVFVVWGAVTIVFVVVRLIPGDPAQLMVGAEGTRADVEALRHRLGLDQPLAAQYVRYLGQAAALRFGNSLRLEVPAAAAVAQRVPATATLAASAMVLGVAASMPLGIVAALHRQSILDRAVAVVSLIGQSVPNFWLGIMFILIFARGLRWFPSAGTGGLEHLALPAATLALLLVGVLTRLVRSGLLDVLDEEYVRSAYAKGLPVRRVINRHALPNMLIPVVTVVGLQLGSLLAGAVIVETVFGWAGVGRLLVDAISNRDYPIVQAAVLFITVGFIAVNLVVDLSYAYLDPRIRYR; this is encoded by the coding sequence GTGGGCGCGTATCTTGTCAAGCGGCTTGCCTACTCGGTGTTCGTCGTCTGGGGCGCCGTCACGATCGTTTTTGTGGTGGTGCGCCTGATCCCGGGCGATCCGGCGCAGCTGATGGTCGGGGCCGAAGGGACGCGCGCGGACGTCGAAGCCCTGCGGCACCGCCTCGGACTCGACCAGCCGCTCGCGGCGCAGTACGTGCGCTACCTCGGCCAGGCGGCGGCGCTGCGCTTCGGCAACTCGCTCCGTCTCGAGGTTCCCGCCGCGGCCGCGGTGGCGCAGCGCGTGCCGGCGACGGCCACGCTCGCCGCGAGCGCGATGGTGCTCGGCGTGGCGGCGAGTATGCCACTCGGGATCGTCGCCGCGCTCCACCGGCAGTCGATCCTCGACCGCGCCGTCGCGGTGGTCTCGCTCATCGGGCAGTCGGTACCCAACTTTTGGCTCGGCATCATGTTCATCCTGATTTTCGCGCGGGGCCTGCGGTGGTTCCCGAGCGCCGGGACCGGCGGCCTCGAGCATCTCGCCCTGCCGGCGGCGACGCTCGCCCTGCTGCTCGTCGGCGTGCTGACGCGTCTAGTGCGCAGCGGGCTGCTCGACGTGCTCGACGAGGAGTACGTCCGCTCCGCCTACGCGAAGGGCCTGCCCGTCCGGCGGGTGATCAACCGGCATGCGCTGCCGAACATGTTGATCCCGGTGGTGACGGTCGTCGGCCTGCAGCTGGGATCGCTGCTCGCGGGAGCCGTGATCGTCGAGACCGTGTTCGGCTGGGCCGGCGTGGGCCGTCTACTGGTCGATGCGATCAGCAACCGCGACTACCCGATCGTGCAGGCGGCGGTGCTGTTCATCACCGTGGGATTCATCGCGGTGAATCTGGTCGTCGATCTCAGCTACGCGTACCTCGATCCCCGGATCCGTTATCGATGA
- a CDS encoding ribonuclease activity regulator RraA has protein sequence MHGPDFPRPRAETLAPLRRASTATLTTIFRRKKGITNIWMPLRPLFPGMRAVGPALTIRSVPGRDDLQPIAYAPGTLFPGHPDEAIEAVQPGDVVVLDGGGAANEGLFGDLLTLRIKMKGAAGIVSDMCVRDSPRLAEKGVPIFCRGCVSPGGSVFNVDYNVPIGCAGVLVCPGDIMAGDDDGVVVIPRAMVEDVVDEVLLHEDREEYIRLMLSRGAPLEGLYPMGPEMERRFLEWRRETHPRPDK, from the coding sequence ATGCACGGTCCGGATTTCCCGCGCCCGCGCGCAGAGACGCTGGCGCCGCTGCGCCGAGCGAGCACCGCCACGCTCACCACGATCTTTAGGCGGAAGAAGGGCATCACGAATATCTGGATGCCGCTGCGGCCGCTGTTTCCCGGAATGAGGGCCGTCGGGCCGGCGCTCACGATCAGAAGCGTGCCCGGCCGCGACGACCTCCAGCCGATCGCCTACGCTCCGGGGACGCTGTTCCCGGGCCATCCCGACGAGGCGATCGAGGCCGTCCAGCCGGGCGACGTCGTGGTGCTGGACGGCGGCGGCGCCGCCAACGAAGGGCTGTTCGGAGACCTCCTGACGCTGCGCATTAAGATGAAGGGTGCGGCCGGCATCGTCTCCGACATGTGCGTTCGCGACTCGCCCCGCCTGGCCGAGAAGGGTGTGCCGATCTTCTGCAGGGGATGCGTGAGCCCCGGCGGCAGCGTGTTCAACGTGGACTACAACGTGCCGATCGGATGCGCGGGGGTGTTGGTCTGCCCGGGCGACATCATGGCCGGGGACGACGACGGGGTCGTCGTGATTCCACGCGCCATGGTCGAGGACGTGGTGGACGAAGTCCTCCTGCACGAAGATCGGGAAGAGTACATCCGCCTGATGCTGTCGCGCGGCGCGCCGCTCGAGGGCCTTTATCCGATGGGGCCGGAGATGGAACGGCGCTTCCTGGAGTGGCGGCGCGAGACCCACCCCCGGCCGGACAAATAG
- a CDS encoding D-cysteine desulfhydrase family protein produces MRGLDRLPRVSLVRAPTPLEDAPRLAAALGVRRLLVKREDLTDLALGGNKVRKLEFLFGEALAQGADTIVTTASAHSNFLRIVSAGARRFGLRPVLLVRGRADLPSEGNLLLMRLFAERIVYLDTEDPYADTTIATMRDLEQELRRCGRRPYLIHLAAFSAGLATAAYVPAAEELAAQLRERGGGCDRIVLAVGSGGTYAGLLLGLRAAGVSAPVLGVSVNTAAGEMHRRIRDQIRAAEDLLGMTPSVRDDEIDITDAHVGAGYGIPTADSLAAVTLAARTEGLLLDPIYTGKAWAALAHAVRTGAVRPPDTVVFMHTGGAPNTFVHGAEISAALPAT; encoded by the coding sequence ATGCGGGGACTGGACCGCCTGCCGCGGGTGTCCCTCGTGCGGGCGCCGACCCCGCTCGAGGACGCGCCGCGCCTCGCGGCGGCGCTCGGCGTGCGGCGCCTCCTGGTCAAGCGGGAGGACCTCACGGATCTCGCGCTCGGCGGCAACAAGGTGCGCAAGCTCGAGTTCCTCTTCGGCGAGGCGCTCGCCCAGGGGGCCGATACGATCGTCACCACGGCGAGCGCGCACTCCAACTTCCTGCGCATCGTGTCGGCGGGCGCGCGCCGCTTCGGTCTGCGGCCGGTGCTGCTGGTGCGCGGCCGGGCGGATCTGCCGTCCGAAGGCAACCTCCTCCTGATGCGGCTATTCGCGGAACGCATCGTCTATCTCGACACCGAGGACCCGTACGCGGATACGACCATCGCCACGATGCGCGACCTGGAGCAGGAGCTCCGGCGGTGCGGGCGGCGCCCGTATCTGATTCATCTGGCCGCGTTCTCCGCCGGTCTCGCCACCGCCGCGTATGTTCCGGCCGCGGAAGAACTCGCCGCGCAGCTCCGGGAACGCGGGGGCGGCTGCGATCGTATCGTGCTGGCCGTCGGGTCCGGCGGCACCTACGCCGGCCTGCTGCTGGGCCTGCGCGCGGCGGGCGTCTCGGCGCCGGTGCTCGGCGTTTCCGTCAACACCGCGGCCGGCGAGATGCACCGCCGCATTCGCGACCAGATTCGCGCGGCGGAGGACCTCCTCGGCATGACGCCGTCGGTGCGCGACGACGAGATCGACATCACCGACGCGCACGTCGGGGCCGGCTACGGCATTCCCACCGCCGACAGCCTGGCCGCCGTCACGCTGGCCGCGCGCACCGAAGGACTGCTGCTGGACCCGATCTATACGGGCAAGGCGTGGGCCGCGCTCGCCCACGCGGTCCGGACCGGCGCGGTCCGGCCGCCGGACACGGTCGTGTTCATGCACACGGGCGGGGCGCCCAACACCTTCGTTCACGGCGCCGAGATCTCGGCGGCCCTCCCGGCGACGTAG
- a CDS encoding ABC transporter permease produces the protein MTARVGAAGAARAAGGRSGEATWQAGQRRRQQRRARRLAAWGVPVALFVVIAVVGPILVPYDPVTVRLADRTRPPGAVLHDGRRAWLGTDQVGKDLVAQVLQGARISLLVGVATVAVAGVIGLATGVPAGYFGGAVDGVLMRLADLQLAFPSLLLAILIAAVLGRSVTNVIITLSVTRWVTFARVTRATTLAMREREFVTAARATGASTRRIMSRHIVPLTVTPLVVVATVELGLVILAEASLSFLGLGTPPGHPSWGLIIANGRNYLSTAWWISTIPGIALSLVILAVGLFGDQLNEYLNPKAASR, from the coding sequence ATGACGGCCCGGGTCGGGGCCGCGGGGGCGGCGCGGGCCGCCGGCGGGCGTTCCGGTGAAGCGACCTGGCAGGCGGGACAGCGCCGCCGTCAGCAGCGCCGGGCACGGCGCCTGGCGGCGTGGGGTGTTCCGGTCGCGCTCTTCGTCGTGATCGCCGTGGTGGGCCCGATCCTGGTGCCGTACGACCCGGTGACCGTCCGGCTCGCCGACCGGACCCGGCCGCCCGGAGCCGTGCTGCACGACGGCAGGCGCGCGTGGCTGGGCACGGATCAGGTCGGCAAAGACCTCGTCGCGCAGGTCCTCCAGGGCGCCCGCATCTCGCTGCTCGTCGGGGTCGCGACCGTGGCGGTCGCCGGGGTCATCGGGCTCGCGACGGGGGTGCCCGCGGGCTACTTCGGCGGGGCCGTCGACGGCGTCCTCATGCGGCTTGCCGATCTCCAACTCGCGTTCCCCTCGCTGTTGCTGGCGATCCTGATCGCGGCCGTGCTCGGACGGAGTGTCACCAACGTCATCATTACCTTGTCGGTGACCCGCTGGGTGACCTTCGCTCGGGTGACGCGCGCCACCACGCTCGCGATGCGGGAGCGGGAGTTTGTCACCGCGGCCAGGGCCACCGGCGCGAGCACCCGGCGGATCATGAGCCGGCACATCGTGCCGCTCACCGTCACGCCGCTCGTAGTGGTGGCGACCGTGGAACTCGGGCTGGTGATCCTGGCCGAAGCCTCGCTCAGTTTCCTCGGGCTCGGGACGCCGCCCGGCCATCCGTCCTGGGGCCTCATCATTGCCAACGGGCGCAACTACCTCAGCACCGCGTGGTGGATCTCGACGATCCCGGGGATCGCGCTCAGCCTCGTAATCCTGGCCGTCGGCCTGTTCGGCGATCAGCTCAACGAGTATCTGAACCCAAAGGCGGCATCGCGGTAA
- a CDS encoding ABC transporter substrate-binding protein produces the protein MTRRAWLQGTAAVAGGVLGMGTRWSLPASAAPPSRVPAGTLTVSLPARIVGLDPLGTQAAEESLRTATAGIFDTLAVRSPRSATYLPSLATKWETPDPLTWVFTLRPGVKFQDGTALTANDVKASLQRLVALKGPYAPLWVALDTVDAPSDTTVRIKTKTPFGAMLPNVSLLSIAPAAKMDQPGFFTKPFGSGPFRVVSYQPDAELVLEANPGYWGPAPGVRTLRFKDIPEVAARVTALITGEIDLTFGLPPDQIAALQGHKDIRLMSTPSFRYYMVWMNCKRAPFPDARVRQAMAYALDVDTIVKTLMKGIGRRMSAPIPSTAFGYAPQRPFAYDPAKAKQLLAAAGRPSGFECTMIWNPDSGPQDRELAQALFSYWNAVGIRVRDGQAERPQWLDKLLKLDWDLNFQSNGDATGDADFVLRRLYTTQANRNGYANPQLDQILNGAVETVDQARRKLLYAQACEIIWDQAVGVYPVELIQTYALRGGVEGFVLTPNYPTFESVTVRR, from the coding sequence ATGACGCGCCGCGCATGGCTGCAGGGCACCGCGGCGGTCGCAGGCGGAGTCCTCGGCATGGGCACGCGGTGGAGTCTGCCGGCGTCCGCCGCGCCGCCGTCGAGGGTGCCCGCCGGCACTTTGACCGTGTCGCTGCCGGCAAGGATCGTGGGGCTCGATCCCCTCGGCACGCAGGCCGCGGAAGAGTCGCTCAGGACCGCGACCGCCGGCATCTTCGATACGCTCGCCGTCCGCAGCCCCCGGTCGGCCACTTACCTTCCGTCGCTGGCGACGAAGTGGGAGACGCCTGATCCGCTGACGTGGGTGTTCACGCTCCGGCCGGGCGTGAAATTCCAGGACGGCACGGCGCTGACCGCGAACGACGTCAAGGCGTCGCTGCAGCGTCTCGTGGCGCTGAAGGGACCCTACGCGCCGCTCTGGGTCGCCCTGGATACGGTCGATGCCCCGAGTGACACCACCGTCCGCATCAAGACGAAGACGCCGTTCGGCGCGATGCTGCCCAACGTCTCGCTGCTCTCGATCGCCCCCGCGGCCAAGATGGATCAGCCGGGGTTCTTCACGAAGCCGTTCGGCTCGGGCCCTTTCCGCGTCGTTTCGTATCAGCCGGACGCCGAGTTGGTGCTCGAGGCCAACCCCGGCTACTGGGGACCGGCGCCTGGGGTCCGGACCCTGCGGTTCAAAGACATTCCGGAGGTGGCGGCCCGTGTCACCGCCCTCATCACCGGGGAGATCGATCTGACCTTCGGGCTGCCCCCCGACCAGATCGCGGCGCTTCAGGGGCACAAAGACATCCGCCTGATGAGCACTCCGTCCTTCCGCTACTACATGGTCTGGATGAACTGCAAGCGCGCCCCGTTTCCGGACGCCCGGGTGCGCCAGGCCATGGCCTACGCGCTCGACGTCGACACCATCGTCAAGACGCTGATGAAGGGCATCGGCCGGCGAATGAGCGCCCCGATCCCCTCGACGGCCTTTGGGTACGCTCCGCAGCGGCCGTTTGCCTACGACCCGGCGAAGGCGAAACAGCTGCTCGCCGCGGCCGGGCGTCCGTCCGGGTTCGAGTGCACCATGATCTGGAACCCGGACTCCGGCCCCCAGGACCGCGAGCTGGCCCAGGCACTCTTCTCGTACTGGAACGCGGTCGGGATCAGGGTGCGCGACGGCCAGGCGGAACGTCCGCAGTGGCTGGACAAGCTGCTCAAACTCGACTGGGACCTGAACTTCCAGTCCAACGGCGATGCGACAGGCGACGCCGACTTTGTGCTGCGGCGCCTGTACACGACCCAGGCCAACCGGAACGGCTACGCCAACCCGCAGCTCGACCAGATCCTGAACGGCGCGGTCGAGACGGTCGACCAGGCCCGGCGCAAGCTCCTCTACGCGCAGGCGTGCGAGATCATTTGGGACCAGGCCGTCGGCGTCTACCCGGTGGAGCTGATCCAGACGTACGCGCTGCGCGGGGGGGTTGAAGGGTTCGTCCTGACCCCGAACTACCCGACGTTCGAGTCGGTCACCGTCCGCCGGTAG